The Pan paniscus chromosome 3, NHGRI_mPanPan1-v2.0_pri, whole genome shotgun sequence genome includes a window with the following:
- the INTS12 gene encoding integrator complex subunit 12, which produces MAATVNLELDPIFLKALGFLHSKSKDSAEKLKALLDESLARGIDSSYRPSQKDVEPPKISSTKNISIKQEPKISSSLPSGNNNGKVLTTEKVKKEAEKRPADKMKSDITEGVDIPKKPRLEKPETQSSPITVQSSKDLPMADLSSFEETSADDFAMEMGLACVVCRQMMVASGNQLVECQECHNLYHRDCHKPQVTDKEANDPRLVWYCARCTRQMKRMAQKTQKPPQKPAPAVVSVTPAVKDPLVKKPETKLKQETTFLAFKRTEVKTSTVISGNSSNASVSSSVTSGLTGWAAFAAKTSSAGPSTAKLSSATQNNTGKPATSSANQKPVGLTGLATSSKGGIGSKIGSNNSTTPTVPLKPPPPLTLGKTGLSRSVSCDNVSKVGLPSPSSLVPGSSSQLSGNGNSGTSGPSGSTTSKTTSESSSSPSASLKGPTSQESQLNAMKRLQMVKKKAAQKKLKK; this is translated from the exons ATGGCTGCTACTGTGAACTTGGAACTTGATCCCATTTTTTTGAAAGCACTAGGTTTCTTGCATTCAAAGAGTAAAGATTCTGCTGAAAAGCTAAAAGCACTGCTTGATGAATCTTTGGCTCGGGGCATTGATTCCAGTTACCGTCCATCTCAAAAG gaTGTGGAGCCACCCAAAATTTCAAGCACAAAAAACATTTCCATTAAGCAAGAGCCCAAAATATCATCCAGTCTTCCTTCTGGTAATAATAATGGCAAGGTCCTCACAACTGAAAAAGTAAAGAAGGAAGCTGAAAAGAGACCTGCTGATaaa ATGAAATCAGACATCACTGAAGGAGTTGATATTCCAAAGAAACCTAGATTGGAGAAACCAGAAACACAGTCATCTCCCATTACTGTCCAAAGTAGCAAGGATTTACCTATGGCTGACCTTTCCAGTTTTGAGGAGACCAGTGCTGATGATTTTGCCATGGAGATGGGATTGGCCTGCGTTGTTTGTAG GCAAATGATGGTGGCATCTGGCAATCAATTAGTAGAATGTCAGGAGTGCCATAATCTCTACCACCGAGATTGTCATAAACCCCAGGTGACAGACAAGGAAGCGAATGACCCTCGCCTGGTGTGGTATTGTGCCCGATGTACCAGACAAATGAAAAGAATG GCTCAAAAAACTCAGAAACCACCGCAGAAACCAGCCCCTGCAGTTGTTTCTGTAACTCCAGCTGTCAAAGATCCATTGGTTAAGAAACCAGAAACTAAACTGAAACAAGAGACAACTTTTCTAGCGTTTAAGAGAACAGAAGTCAAG acatcCACAGTTATTTCAGGAAATTCTTCTAATGCCAGCGTTTCCTCGTCAGTAACTAGTGGCTTAACTGGATGGGCAGCTTTTGCAGCCAAAACTTCCTCTGCTGGTCCCTCAACAGCAAAATTGAGTTCAGCAACACAAAACAATACTGGGAAACCTGCTACTTCGTCAGCTAACCAGAAACCTGTGGGTTTGACTGGTCTGGCAACATCATCCAAAGGTGGAATAGGTTCCAAAATAGGTTCCAATAACAGCACTACGCCCACTGTACCTTTAAAACCACCTCCACCTCTAACCTTGGGTAAAACTGGCCTTAGTCGCTCAGTTAGTTGTGACAATGTCAGCAAAGTAGGTCTTCCTAGTCCAAGTAGTTTAGTTCCAGGAAGCAGCAGCCAACTAAGTGGGAATGGAAATAGTGGAACATCAGGACCTAGTGGAAGTACTACTAGCAAAACTACTTCAGAATCCAGCAGCTCTCCCTCAGCATCCCTTAAAGGCCCAACTTCACAAGAATCACAGCTCAATGCTATGAAGCGATTACAGATGGTCAAGAAGAAAGCTGCCCAAAAGAAACTCAAGAAGTAA